A window of the Brassica napus cultivar Da-Ae chromosome C5, Da-Ae, whole genome shotgun sequence genome harbors these coding sequences:
- the LOC106424542 gene encoding uncharacterized protein LOC106424542 — MADKSGGLAMMREYRKGNWTLNETMVLIEAKKMDDERRMRRFIGLPAAEQSHDSRSSSGNKPAELRWKWIEDFCWRKGCMRSQNQCNDKWDNLMRDYKKVREYERRRVESSFATESSSSAAAETGTYWTMEKSERKERNLPSNMSPQTYQALFDVVESKTHPSSTAATNVTAAVAAAAASGNGSGGGLQIQKMIQQQQEQGLGFVQKHQMNQPHVLLPLQPPPPPPLPPSQALQPRPLLLSPPPPPSFHAQPILPTKDTSSDSDTSEHPDTSPAKRRKTIPTTTAGPSGAGRGNAETEEGETVVAAAFSRSASVIANAIRESEERQDRRHKEVMSLEERRLMIEESNVQINREGMGLVEAINKLANSIFALASSRHNNQHQGGPS; from the exons ATGGCTGACAAAAGTGGTGGGCTGGCTATGATGAGAGAGTACAGAAAAGGGAACTGGACACTGAATGAGACGATGGTGCTCATTGAAGCCAAGAAGATGGATGATGAGAGGCGGATGCGGCGGTTCATCGGCCTTCCGGCGGCGGAACAGTCACATGATAGCCGGAGTAGTAGTGGTAATAAACCGGCGGAGCTACGGTGGAAATGGATAGAAGATTTTTGCTGGAGGAAAGGTTGTATGAGGAGTCAGAATCAGTGTAATGACAAGTGGGACAACCTCATGAGAGATTACAAAAAGGTAAGAGAGTATGAGAGACGAAGGGTAGAATCGTCTTTTGCCACGGAGTCTTCATCTTCAGCTGCTGCGGAAACGGGGACGTATTGGACGATGGAGAAGAGTGAGAGGAAAGAGAGGAACTTACCGAGTAACATGTCGCCTCAAACATACCAAGCGCTGTTTGATGTGGTAGAGAGTAAAACGCACCCTTCTTCGACCGCCGCAACCAATGTAACCGCAGCAGTCGCTGCTGCAGCAGCAAGTGGAAATGGTTCAGGCGGTGGACTACAAATCCAAAAAAtgatacaacaacaacaagaacaagGTTTAGGATTTGTTCAGAAACATCAAATGAATCAGCCTCACGTTTTATTACCTCTTCAGCCGCCACCACCACCCCCACTTCCACCGTCTCAAGCGCTGCAACCACGACCGCTACTTTTGTCACCGCCTCCACCGCCTTCCTTTCATGCGCAGCCAATACTGCCCACA aaggATACTAGCTCAGATTCTGATACGAGTGAGCATCCAGACACATCACCGGCGAAGCGAAGAAAGACAATTCCGACAACAACCGCCGGTCCAAGCGGCGCCGGCAGAGGTAACGCAGAAACGGAGGAAGGTGAGACTGTAGTGGCTGCTGCGTTTTCCAGAAGTGCGTCTGTGATCGCAAACGCGATAAGGGAGAGTGAGGAGAGACAAGATCGGAGACATAAAGAAGTCATGAGCTTAGAAGAGAGGAGATTGATGATCGAAGAATCAAATGTTCAGATTAACAGAGAAGGGATGGGATTGGTGGAAGCCATTAATAAGCTCGCGAACTCCATTTTCGCTTTGGCTTCTTCTCGCCATAATAATCAGCATCAAGGAGGTCCATCATAA
- the LOC106414176 gene encoding U3 small nucleolar RNA-associated protein 25-like, translating to MKNREARPVGSAPLPEANEVEKKNPNECNYIQNDKRSHGKGRGGYRNRDNYSNSRDKYLAGRKGNHSNRGRGSNPGRGRGGYGRESLKDKNPEAHMVHESGYEADKESDVANDDLMDFETSDCLKD from the exons atgaagaacagaGAAGCTAGACCTGTCGGATCTGCCCCATTACCAGAGGCCAATgaagttgaaaagaaaaatcccAACGAGTGCAATTACATCCAGAATGATAAGAGATCACATGGCAAAGGCCGTGGTGGATACAGGAATCGTGACAATTACTCGAACAGTCGAGATAAGTACTTGGccggccggaaaggaaaccacagtaaccgtggtcgtggttccaatcctGGCCGTGGCCGAGGCGGATATGGACGAG AGAGCCTTAAggacaagaacccggaggctcaTATGGTTCATGAATCCGGTTATGAGGCTGATAAAGAATCCGATGTTGCAAATGATGACCTGATGgattttgagacttctgattgtctcaaagaCTAA